A region of Pseudomonas putida DNA encodes the following proteins:
- a CDS encoding sugar phosphate isomerase/epimerase family protein: protein MQASYSIAQLTALDFSPPQIIELAARTGYDQAGMRLLPVAPGAIAYSLMDDAPMLRETLARMNDTGVKVFDLELIRLDGQFDLQRYLPFFEVGAQLGAKAVLVAGDDPEQGRLIEHYARLCDAMQPFGLSADLEFMPWTAVSDLASALHIVEQADRANGGVLVDALHFDRSDSRFEDLQRIPAQWLHYAQICDGPAMRPDTHEGLIQAARCERLLPGEGDIDLARIWRSLTAAVPVSVEIPNNRRVAQVGVEAWAREALAAAKAIIEPL from the coding sequence ATGCAAGCCAGCTATTCCATCGCCCAACTGACCGCTCTCGATTTCAGCCCGCCGCAAATCATCGAATTGGCTGCCCGCACCGGCTATGACCAAGCTGGCATGCGCTTGTTACCCGTCGCGCCAGGGGCCATCGCCTATTCGTTGATGGATGACGCCCCCATGCTGCGTGAAACGCTCGCGCGGATGAACGACACCGGCGTGAAGGTCTTCGATCTGGAACTGATTCGTCTTGATGGGCAATTCGACCTGCAACGTTACCTGCCTTTTTTTGAGGTCGGTGCCCAGCTGGGGGCCAAAGCTGTACTGGTAGCCGGCGACGATCCGGAGCAAGGCCGACTTATAGAGCACTACGCTCGGCTATGCGACGCCATGCAACCCTTCGGCCTCTCAGCAGACCTCGAATTCATGCCTTGGACGGCCGTCAGTGACCTGGCCAGCGCGCTGCATATTGTGGAGCAGGCCGATCGCGCCAACGGGGGCGTCCTGGTGGACGCCCTGCATTTTGATCGTTCAGACAGCCGCTTCGAGGATTTACAACGAATCCCAGCGCAGTGGCTGCACTACGCACAAATTTGCGACGGCCCTGCGATGCGACCCGACACCCACGAGGGGCTGATCCAGGCGGCGCGCTGTGAGCGTTTGTTGCCTGGGGAAGGTGACATTGATCTGGCCAGAATCTGGCGCAGCCTGACCGCCGCGGTTCCGGTCAGTGTCGAGATCCCGAATAACCGAAGGGTAGCGCAGGTGGGGGTGGAGGCTTGGGCCCGAGAGGCGTTGGCGGCAGCCAAGGCAATCATTGAGCCGCTGTAA
- a CDS encoding MFS transporter, with the protein MSNSPNLDVSTFMDARKMSGRQWLVLFLGFMVLVFDGFDTTAIGFIAPALVDDWGLQRQDLGPVMMSGLLGLAFGSLTAGPLADRFGRRPVIIGSVLLFGLWSLASAWATGVVSLTVLRFLTGVGLGASMPNTATLISEFAPKRYRSHMVSFVYCGFAFGAALGGLGSEWLIEHFGWRSVLVVGGVLPIAFALLLLFSLPESIRFLAQNSALKERLIKEINRVAPGLADARTRFLSSEASVEKAGKVSALFASGYSLGTCMIWITLFMGLLTMYLLSSWLPLLSRDAGLSMGEAALLGSLLQLGGMLGNFTVGMKMDRWDHHKVVGMTVFCGGACAVLIALQQPTMQVLCPLILLLGYFLNGVNVGGYALAASFYPTQIRATGVCWATGIGRLGAISGAGIGALMLAAQWDFSQVFLFLAIPSLIGVTALWIKGRKRRTSAIPSPVN; encoded by the coding sequence ATGTCGAATTCTCCCAACCTCGATGTCAGCACCTTTATGGACGCTCGAAAGATGAGCGGCAGGCAATGGCTGGTGCTGTTCCTGGGCTTCATGGTGCTTGTGTTTGATGGGTTCGATACGACGGCGATTGGCTTCATTGCACCCGCGCTGGTCGACGACTGGGGTTTGCAGCGACAAGACCTTGGCCCCGTGATGATGAGCGGCCTGCTTGGGCTGGCCTTCGGTTCATTGACTGCGGGCCCGTTGGCTGATCGGTTTGGCCGCAGGCCGGTAATCATCGGTTCTGTGCTGCTGTTCGGTCTCTGGAGCCTCGCTTCAGCCTGGGCCACCGGGGTCGTCAGCCTGACCGTGCTGCGGTTTCTGACCGGGGTCGGTCTAGGTGCATCAATGCCTAATACCGCAACACTGATTTCCGAGTTTGCACCCAAGCGTTACCGCTCTCATATGGTCTCTTTCGTCTACTGCGGTTTCGCCTTTGGCGCGGCGCTGGGCGGCTTGGGGAGCGAGTGGCTGATCGAACATTTTGGCTGGCGATCGGTATTGGTGGTCGGCGGTGTGCTGCCCATTGCCTTTGCGCTTCTGCTGCTTTTCAGCCTTCCAGAGTCGATCCGCTTCTTGGCCCAGAACAGTGCTTTGAAGGAACGTCTGATCAAGGAGATCAACAGAGTTGCCCCTGGCTTGGCCGACGCCCGTACCCGGTTTCTTAGCAGCGAAGCGTCGGTCGAAAAGGCTGGCAAGGTCAGCGCGTTGTTCGCGTCCGGTTATAGCCTCGGTACCTGCATGATCTGGATCACGCTGTTCATGGGCCTGCTGACCATGTACCTGCTATCGAGCTGGCTGCCGCTGCTTAGCCGCGATGCGGGTCTTAGCATGGGCGAGGCGGCACTGTTGGGCTCGTTGCTACAACTCGGCGGGATGCTGGGCAACTTCACCGTCGGCATGAAAATGGATCGCTGGGACCACCATAAAGTGGTCGGCATGACGGTGTTCTGCGGTGGCGCCTGCGCAGTACTCATCGCGCTGCAGCAGCCGACGATGCAAGTCCTCTGCCCGCTGATCCTGTTGCTGGGCTACTTCCTCAACGGCGTCAACGTCGGCGGCTATGCGTTGGCGGCATCTTTCTACCCAACCCAGATCCGTGCCACTGGGGTGTGTTGGGCGACCGGCATCGGTCGCCTGGGCGCTATCAGCGGCGCCGGGATCGGCGCGCTCATGTTGGCCGCCCAATGGGACTTCAGTCAGGTCTTCCTATTCCTCGCCATCCCTTCCTTGATCGGGGTCACGGCGCTATGGATCAAAGGCCGTAAGCGCAGAACGTCGGCGATTCCTAGCCCAGTCAATTGA
- a CDS encoding IclR family transcriptional regulator — protein MSNALERGLHAIELLAGKSTGLPLAQVAEALDIPPSATHRMLNCLVEQGFVRQDPQHGNYVLALKVVSLALKHLSQSDIVDLAKPVLERLARVSGELVRLSIVDGDNLVWISKAQGTRSGLRYDPDAGAEAKLCCTASGLAWLSCLSNERALELVYRQGLAKSGEYGPNAATTIDQLLKHLQLARDQSYASVDESFEIGAAAMATAIRDSQQQVIGVISIAGPSVRLTPERMQTLKAALFEAAEEITAISLDSLPKLSMMTSRVTEHTD, from the coding sequence ATGAGCAATGCATTGGAACGCGGCCTGCACGCTATTGAGCTACTGGCCGGAAAAAGCACGGGGCTACCGCTTGCGCAAGTCGCTGAAGCGTTGGACATTCCGCCGAGCGCCACTCATCGCATGCTTAATTGCTTGGTTGAACAGGGTTTTGTACGCCAAGACCCTCAGCACGGTAATTATGTTCTCGCCCTGAAGGTGGTATCGCTTGCGCTAAAGCACCTGTCCCAGAGCGACATCGTCGACCTCGCCAAACCGGTACTTGAACGCCTCGCCCGTGTGTCTGGCGAACTGGTGCGTTTGAGCATTGTCGATGGCGACAATCTGGTCTGGATATCCAAGGCGCAAGGCACGCGCTCCGGGCTTCGCTACGATCCAGATGCCGGTGCCGAAGCCAAACTCTGTTGCACAGCGTCGGGGCTTGCCTGGCTGAGCTGCCTGAGCAACGAACGCGCACTAGAGCTGGTCTATCGCCAAGGCCTGGCCAAATCGGGTGAATATGGGCCCAACGCGGCGACCACGATCGATCAGCTTCTTAAACATCTGCAGCTTGCACGTGATCAAAGCTATGCGTCCGTTGACGAAAGTTTTGAAATTGGCGCGGCGGCAATGGCGACAGCTATCCGCGATTCACAGCAACAAGTCATCGGCGTGATCAGCATCGCCGGCCCAAGCGTTCGGTTGACCCCAGAGCGTATGCAGACCCTCAAAGCGGCACTGTTCGAGGCCGCCGAAGAAATCACCGCAATCAGTCTGGACAGTCTTCCCAAGCTGTCGATGATGACCTCCCGAGTCACCGAACATACCGACTGA
- a CDS encoding shikimate dehydrogenase family protein, whose translation MSQLLIPSPTGNTRIYAVVGDPVKQVKAPQLLNQVFTEHAVDAVMIAVHARPEQLATVIRGLQAMENFSGMLITIPYKFAAREFADKVSLAVQVSGSTNALRRNEQGVWEADNFDGVGFTLGLQRKGYELAGKRVVLAGGGGAGSSIAVALLQAGIGQLYLQEPDAVKAQALLARLEQHWPGRCEAAQPQHLGLADVVINATPLGLSDEDPLPVDLAALSPGTLVADIIMQPVETRLLRVAQAAGHPVHPGSHMLSEQLGCYRQFFKI comes from the coding sequence ATGTCTCAATTGTTGATACCTAGTCCTACAGGCAATACCCGAATCTATGCGGTTGTAGGTGACCCGGTAAAGCAAGTGAAGGCTCCACAGCTACTCAACCAGGTGTTTACTGAGCACGCTGTGGACGCGGTGATGATTGCAGTGCATGCCCGACCTGAACAGCTCGCGACGGTAATACGCGGCCTGCAAGCGATGGAAAACTTCTCGGGAATGCTGATCACCATTCCGTACAAATTTGCTGCTCGTGAATTCGCGGATAAGGTGAGCCTGGCTGTCCAGGTCTCCGGCAGCACCAACGCATTGCGGCGCAACGAACAAGGCGTGTGGGAAGCTGACAACTTCGATGGGGTAGGGTTTACCCTGGGCCTGCAGCGCAAGGGGTACGAGCTGGCGGGGAAACGTGTCGTACTGGCCGGAGGCGGTGGTGCGGGCAGTTCGATTGCTGTCGCATTACTGCAAGCAGGCATTGGCCAGCTGTATCTGCAAGAGCCGGATGCCGTCAAAGCTCAAGCGCTGCTCGCCAGGCTGGAGCAACATTGGCCGGGGCGATGCGAGGCTGCCCAGCCGCAACACCTCGGGTTAGCCGATGTTGTGATCAACGCAACGCCGTTGGGTCTCTCAGACGAAGATCCACTTCCTGTTGACCTTGCCGCCCTGTCCCCCGGAACACTGGTGGCAGACATCATCATGCAACCCGTGGAGACTCGCCTACTACGCGTGGCGCAAGCTGCGGGGCATCCTGTGCACCCAGGCAGCCACATGCTCAGTGAGCAATTAGGCTGCTACAGGCAGTTTTTCAAGATCTGA
- the lpdA gene encoding dihydrolipoyl dehydrogenase, whose product MKSYDVVIIGGGPGGYNAAIRAGQLGLSVACVEGRSTLGGTCLNVGCMPSKALLHASELYEAASGEAFAHLGIEVKPTLNLAQMMKQKDESVTGLTKGIEYLFRKNKVDWVKGWGRLDGVGKVVVKAEDGSETTLEAKDIVIATGSEPTPLPGVTIDNQRIIDSTGALSLPQVPKHLIVIGAGVIGLELGSVWRRLGSQVTVIEYLDRICPGTDEETAKTLQKALAKQGMSFKLGSKVTQATPSADGVSLTLEPAAGGDAQTLQADYVLVAIGRRPYTQGLNLESVGLATDKRGMLGNDHHRSSVPGIWVIGDVTSGPMLAHKAEDEAVSCIERIAGKAHEVNYNLIPGVIYTRPELATVGKTEEQLKAEGRAYKVGKFPFTANSRAKINHETEGFAKVLADANTDEVLGVHLVGPSVSEMIGEFCVAMEFSASAEDIALTCHPHPTRSEALRQAAMNVDGMAMQI is encoded by the coding sequence ATGAAATCCTACGACGTGGTGATCATCGGCGGTGGCCCTGGCGGCTATAACGCGGCAATCCGTGCCGGCCAGTTGGGCCTGAGCGTTGCCTGTGTGGAAGGCCGCTCGACCCTGGGCGGCACCTGCCTCAATGTTGGCTGCATGCCATCCAAGGCGCTGCTGCATGCATCCGAGCTGTACGAGGCCGCCAGCGGCGAAGCGTTCGCCCACCTCGGTATCGAAGTGAAGCCGACCTTGAATCTCGCCCAGATGATGAAACAAAAGGACGAGAGCGTGACCGGCCTGACCAAGGGCATCGAGTACCTGTTCCGTAAGAACAAGGTTGACTGGGTCAAGGGCTGGGGCCGTCTGGATGGCGTGGGCAAGGTGGTGGTCAAGGCCGAGGATGGCAGCGAAACCACCCTTGAGGCCAAGGACATCGTGATTGCCACCGGCTCCGAGCCCACTCCCCTGCCAGGCGTGACCATCGACAATCAACGCATCATCGACTCGACCGGTGCACTGTCGCTGCCGCAGGTACCCAAGCACCTGATCGTCATCGGTGCCGGCGTCATCGGCCTGGAGCTGGGCTCGGTATGGCGGCGCCTGGGCAGCCAGGTTACCGTCATCGAATACCTCGACCGCATTTGCCCGGGCACCGATGAAGAAACCGCCAAAACCCTGCAGAAGGCCCTGGCCAAGCAAGGTATGAGCTTCAAGCTCGGCAGCAAAGTGACACAAGCCACGCCTTCAGCCGACGGCGTCAGCCTGACCCTGGAGCCTGCCGCCGGTGGCGACGCACAAACCTTGCAGGCCGACTACGTGCTGGTAGCCATCGGTCGTCGCCCTTACACCCAGGGCTTGAACCTGGAAAGCGTGGGCCTGGCGACCGACAAGCGCGGCATGCTGGGCAACGATCACCACCGCAGTTCGGTGCCCGGCATCTGGGTAATCGGCGACGTCACCTCTGGCCCGATGCTCGCGCACAAGGCCGAGGATGAAGCGGTATCGTGCATCGAGCGCATTGCCGGCAAGGCCCATGAGGTCAACTACAACCTTATCCCCGGCGTCATCTATACCCGCCCGGAACTGGCCACCGTCGGCAAGACCGAAGAACAGCTCAAAGCCGAAGGCCGCGCCTACAAGGTCGGCAAGTTCCCCTTCACTGCCAACAGCCGCGCCAAGATCAACCATGAGACCGAAGGTTTCGCCAAGGTCCTTGCCGATGCCAACACCGACGAAGTACTGGGCGTACACCTGGTGGGCCCGAGTGTCAGCGAGATGATCGGTGAGTTCTGTGTAGCCATGGAGTTCTCGGCTTCGGCAGAAGACATCGCCCTCACCTGCCACCCGCACCCGACCCGCTCCGAGGCGTTGCGTCAGGCGGCGATGAATGTGGATGGGATGGCGATGCAGATTTGA
- the cfaB gene encoding C17 cyclopropane fatty acid synthase CfaB, with product MLAQLPPALQSLHLPLRLKLWDGNHFDLGPSPQVTILIKEPQLISQLTHPSLHELGEAFVEGKLELEGDIGEVIRVCDELSEALMSDDGDTTPQRIAHDKDTDAEAISYHYDLSNAFYQLWLDPDMAYSCGYFREPDNTLAQAQQDKFDHLCRKLRLQAGDYLLDVGCGWGGLSRFAAREYGAKVFGITLSKEQLKLGRQRVKEEGLAGQVDLHILDYRDLPQDGRFDKVVSVGMFEHVGHANLPLYCQKLFGAVREGGLVMNHGITAKHVDGRPVGRGAGEFIDRYVFPHGELPHLSMISASICETGLEVVDVESLRLHYAKTLHHWSENLENQLHRAAAMVPEKTLRIWRLYLAGCAYAFEKGWINLHQILAVKPYADGHHDLPWTREDLYR from the coding sequence ATGCTTGCGCAACTTCCACCTGCGTTGCAGAGCCTGCACTTACCTTTGCGTCTGAAGTTGTGGGACGGCAACCACTTCGATCTTGGGCCGAGCCCGCAAGTCACGATCCTGATCAAGGAGCCTCAGCTCATTAGCCAGCTGACCCACCCGAGCCTGCACGAACTCGGTGAGGCCTTCGTTGAAGGCAAGCTTGAGCTTGAAGGTGATATCGGGGAGGTCATCCGTGTTTGCGACGAACTCAGCGAAGCCCTGATGAGTGACGACGGGGACACTACCCCGCAGCGTATCGCCCATGACAAGGACACCGACGCTGAAGCCATTTCCTATCACTATGACCTGTCCAACGCGTTCTACCAGTTGTGGCTGGACCCGGACATGGCCTACTCCTGTGGTTACTTCCGGGAGCCAGACAACACACTGGCCCAGGCCCAGCAGGACAAGTTCGATCACCTGTGCCGCAAGCTGCGCCTGCAGGCGGGCGACTACCTGCTGGATGTAGGCTGTGGCTGGGGCGGGCTGTCACGCTTTGCTGCGCGCGAATATGGCGCCAAGGTATTTGGCATTACCCTGAGCAAGGAGCAGCTCAAGCTGGGCCGTCAGCGGGTGAAGGAGGAGGGGCTGGCCGGGCAGGTCGACCTGCATATCCTCGACTACCGTGACCTGCCCCAGGATGGCCGTTTCGACAAGGTGGTCAGCGTCGGCATGTTCGAACATGTGGGCCATGCCAACCTGCCGTTGTATTGCCAGAAGCTGTTCGGTGCCGTGCGCGAAGGCGGCCTGGTGATGAACCACGGCATCACCGCCAAGCATGTGGATGGCCGGCCGGTAGGGCGGGGGGCGGGCGAATTTATCGACCGTTATGTGTTCCCCCACGGCGAGCTACCCCACCTGTCGATGATCAGCGCGAGCATCTGTGAAACGGGCCTTGAAGTCGTCGATGTAGAAAGCCTTCGCCTGCATTACGCCAAGACCTTGCATCACTGGAGCGAGAACCTGGAGAACCAGCTGCACCGTGCCGCGGCGATGGTGCCGGAAAAGACCCTGCGCATCTGGCGGCTGTACCTGGCCGGTTGTGCCTATGCCTTCGAGAAGGGCTGGATCAACCTGCACCAGATATTGGCCGTGAAACCTTATGCCGACGGTCACCATGACCTGCCCTGGACCCGTGAGGACCTCTACCGCTAG
- the cls gene encoding cardiolipin synthase — MDYHSPYFFGYVLGLIHLLGIIAALHAVFTVRTAQGAIAWAMPLVFIPYLTLIPYLIFGARSFYAYIKARRQANQEMHVAMANLNWRPWVEEALTARESESYAALRAMPKLGRMPCLANNQVKLLIDGKATFDAIFAAIDQAREVVLVQFFIIHDDTLGRALQQLLLRKAAEGVKVFVLYDRVGSHALPASYSQVLREGGVEIHAFATRRGWFNRFQVNFRNHRKIVVVDGLLGFIGGHNVGDEYLGGHPQLSPWRDTHVQIGGPVLACLQESFAEDWYWATRQLPPLILPDTYPENGVLCQALASGPADPQETCSLFFLEAIHSATRRVWITSPYFIPDEAVFAALRLAVLRGVDVRVLIPSRPDHRIVYAASSLFAFEAVRAGVRMFRYVPGFLHQKVVLVDDEVSAIGSANLDNRSFRLNFEITLLTVDRAFADQVEQMLLHDFEQAREITPEDSLDTHRLQQLGMRIARLISPIL; from the coding sequence ATGGATTACCACAGCCCCTACTTTTTCGGTTATGTGCTCGGCCTGATTCACCTGTTGGGCATCATCGCCGCACTGCATGCAGTGTTCACCGTGCGCACTGCCCAAGGTGCGATCGCCTGGGCCATGCCACTGGTCTTCATCCCCTACCTGACTTTGATCCCTTACCTGATCTTCGGCGCCCGCTCCTTCTATGCCTACATCAAGGCAAGGCGCCAGGCCAACCAGGAGATGCACGTGGCCATGGCCAACCTGAACTGGCGCCCCTGGGTTGAAGAGGCACTCACCGCCCGCGAGTCGGAGAGCTACGCGGCCCTGCGCGCCATGCCAAAACTGGGTCGAATGCCGTGCCTGGCGAACAATCAGGTGAAGCTGTTGATCGACGGTAAAGCGACCTTCGACGCCATTTTCGCCGCGATCGATCAAGCCCGCGAAGTGGTCCTGGTGCAGTTCTTCATCATTCACGATGACACCCTGGGCAGGGCACTGCAGCAGTTGCTGTTGCGCAAAGCGGCCGAAGGGGTGAAGGTCTTCGTCCTCTACGACCGTGTTGGCAGCCATGCCTTGCCTGCGAGCTATAGCCAGGTGCTGCGAGAGGGCGGTGTGGAGATTCATGCCTTCGCCACGCGCCGCGGCTGGTTCAACCGCTTCCAGGTGAACTTCCGCAATCACCGCAAGATCGTGGTGGTGGATGGCCTGCTCGGATTTATTGGCGGGCACAATGTGGGTGATGAGTACTTGGGGGGTCACCCCCAGCTGTCGCCCTGGCGTGATACCCATGTGCAGATCGGTGGGCCCGTGCTGGCCTGCTTGCAGGAGTCGTTCGCTGAAGACTGGTACTGGGCAACGCGCCAGCTGCCGCCGTTGATCCTGCCCGACACCTACCCTGAGAACGGCGTACTGTGCCAGGCGCTTGCCAGCGGGCCGGCGGACCCGCAGGAAACCTGCTCGCTGTTCTTCCTCGAAGCGATCCATTCCGCGACACGCCGGGTGTGGATCACCAGCCCCTATTTCATCCCGGATGAGGCGGTGTTCGCCGCATTACGTTTGGCCGTACTGCGGGGGGTGGATGTACGCGTGCTGATTCCGTCACGGCCCGACCACCGTATTGTTTACGCCGCCTCCAGCCTGTTCGCCTTCGAGGCAGTGCGTGCCGGTGTGCGCATGTTCCGTTACGTGCCGGGCTTTCTGCATCAGAAGGTGGTGCTGGTGGATGACGAGGTTAGCGCGATCGGCAGCGCGAACCTGGATAACCGTTCGTTCCGCCTGAACTTCGAGATTACCTTGCTGACGGTCGATCGCGCCTTTGCCGACCAGGTCGAGCAGATGTTGCTGCATGACTTTGAGCAAGCGCGGGAAATCACACCCGAGGACAGTCTCGATACCCATCGGCTGCAACAGCTTGGGATGCGAATTGCTAGGTTGATCTCGCCGATTCTTTGA
- a CDS encoding DUF3617 domain-containing protein yields MKIRLPLLALAFGLSSPLVHAQMLQPGLWELTTSNMQVDGKPLPDMEFMLGQLKNLPPEQRAMMEGVLAKQGVTVGGKGVRSCLTPEQVATNDIPLQDPKSGCTQKITDRSGNVWKFQFSCPKAQGTGQATFLSDREFTTQVNGTFNASGVQQQGSMNTRAVWLGNDCGAVKPRS; encoded by the coding sequence ATGAAGATTCGTCTGCCACTGTTGGCGCTGGCCTTTGGCCTGAGCAGCCCGCTGGTGCATGCACAGATGTTGCAGCCCGGCTTGTGGGAGCTGACCACCAGCAACATGCAGGTCGATGGCAAGCCGTTACCCGACATGGAGTTCATGCTCGGCCAGTTGAAAAATCTACCACCGGAACAGCGCGCCATGATGGAAGGCGTGTTGGCTAAGCAAGGCGTAACAGTGGGTGGCAAGGGCGTGCGGTCGTGCCTGACGCCAGAGCAGGTGGCAACCAACGATATCCCGCTGCAGGACCCGAAATCAGGGTGCACCCAGAAGATCACCGACCGCAGCGGCAATGTCTGGAAGTTCCAGTTCAGCTGCCCTAAGGCTCAGGGTACAGGGCAGGCTACCTTCCTGAGTGACAGAGAGTTCACCACCCAGGTCAACGGCACGTTCAACGCATCCGGTGTGCAGCAGCAAGGCAGCATGAACACCCGTGCGGTCTGGTTGGGCAATGACTGTGGGGCGGTCAAACCGCGTAGCTGA
- the folE2 gene encoding GTP cyclohydrolase FolE2, with product MTQLKLPDIAAQAQQHALPLNWVGMCGIALPVLFEGRTAAARVDAGVSLVDGSSRGIHMSRLYLALESLEGQPLTPLAMRQLLADFLSSHEGLSTAAYLRLSFDHLLKRPALISPLAGWKSYPITIDARIESEMFHVELFVSVPYSSTCPCSAALARQLIQQQFEADFAELPLDKATVLEWLGSSQGIVATPHSQRSSAQIHVRLKRNLLELPITELINRVEASLGTAVQTAVKRADEQAFALANGQNLMFCEDAARRLHQSLRQMEWATAFKLRVEHAESLHAHDAVATSQWQWDFSYAV from the coding sequence ATGACCCAGCTCAAGCTTCCCGATATCGCCGCCCAAGCCCAGCAGCACGCCTTACCCTTGAACTGGGTAGGCATGTGCGGGATTGCCTTGCCCGTGCTATTCGAGGGGCGTACAGCGGCGGCGCGTGTGGACGCAGGTGTCAGCCTGGTGGACGGCAGCTCACGCGGCATCCACATGTCACGCCTTTACCTGGCACTGGAATCACTCGAAGGTCAACCACTCACACCGCTCGCGATGCGTCAGCTACTGGCTGACTTTCTGAGTAGCCACGAGGGGCTCTCTACGGCTGCTTATCTGCGCCTCTCCTTCGATCATTTGCTGAAACGACCGGCCCTGATCAGCCCATTGGCGGGCTGGAAAAGTTATCCAATTACGATCGACGCGCGGATCGAAAGTGAAATGTTCCACGTGGAACTATTTGTTTCTGTGCCTTACTCGTCCACATGCCCCTGCTCGGCCGCCCTTGCAAGGCAGCTGATTCAGCAGCAATTCGAAGCGGATTTTGCAGAGCTGCCATTAGATAAAGCCACGGTGCTTGAGTGGCTGGGCAGCAGCCAGGGGATCGTAGCGACGCCTCATAGCCAGCGCAGCAGCGCGCAGATTCACGTGCGTTTGAAGCGCAACTTATTGGAGCTTCCGATCACTGAGTTGATCAACCGTGTGGAGGCCAGCCTGGGAACGGCCGTGCAAACTGCCGTTAAGCGTGCGGACGAACAGGCTTTCGCTTTAGCCAATGGGCAGAACCTGATGTTCTGCGAAGACGCCGCACGACGGCTGCACCAATCGTTACGACAGATGGAATGGGCGACTGCATTCAAGCTACGCGTGGAACATGCAGAAAGCCTGCATGCCCACGACGCAGTCGCCACCAGCCAATGGCAGTGGGATTTCAGCTACGCGGTTTGA
- a CDS encoding glutamine synthetase, with translation MKPQRAVMLLLMAVPSTLLAMPQNNALALCTRSATLLACQDGKGSYYSVRTEGSTFYLRGYEHTSRRLWAQTNSRYGSLTFYTGLASDGEAWVGYSRRIGWTTLNRVSSSSGQRVNLHCSLIGGCR, from the coding sequence ATGAAGCCGCAGCGCGCGGTGATGTTGCTGTTGATGGCCGTGCCCTCAACCCTGTTAGCCATGCCACAAAACAACGCGTTGGCACTGTGCACGCGCAGTGCAACCCTGTTGGCCTGCCAGGATGGCAAGGGCAGTTACTACAGTGTGCGCACCGAAGGCAGCACGTTCTATCTGCGTGGGTATGAGCACACGAGCCGGCGTTTATGGGCGCAAACCAACAGCCGCTATGGTTCGTTGACGTTCTACACAGGCTTGGCCAGCGATGGCGAAGCTTGGGTGGGCTATAGCCGTCGCATCGGCTGGACCACCTTGAACCGTGTTTCAAGTTCCAGCGGGCAGCGCGTCAACCTGCACTGCAGCTTGATTGGCGGTTGCCGCTGA